One window of Triticum dicoccoides isolate Atlit2015 ecotype Zavitan chromosome 5A, WEW_v2.0, whole genome shotgun sequence genomic DNA carries:
- the LOC119297828 gene encoding putrescine hydroxycinnamoyltransferase-like has translation MEVKVLSSKIVKPRYAEGAPRPDTTEHVPSSVFDKITYHIQMAIIYAFQAPAPSTEDIERGLAQVLSVYRLFAGQVCAGPDGALGVLLNDHGARLVEARVDGATLVDFAPPKPSAVVLQLHPDLEGDVEEVVQVQLTRFACGSLAVGFSANHAVADGHATSDFLVAWGRATRGLDISAPSPPPHNHPDLFPPRDPPIVEFEHRGVEYYRPTPSNPKQGESGHHGADNVIIHKAHFTKDFIAGLRAKASEGRGRPFSRFETTLAHLWRTMTRARGLSPEETSTIRISVDGRRRLSAPPGYFGNLVLWAFPRTTVGDLLSRPLKHAAQTIHDAVARLDGAYFQSLVDFASSGAVEREGLEKTAVLKDVLCPDLEVDSWLTFPFYELDFGAGSPSYFMPSYFPTEGMLFLVPSYLGDGSVDAFVPVFEHNLEAFKQCCYSMD, from the coding sequence ATGGAGGTGAAGGTGCTGAGCTCCAAGATCGTCAAGCCACGGTACGCCGAGGGCGCGCCGCGGCCGGACACCACTGAGCACGTCCCGTCCTCGGTGTTCGACAAGATCACGTACCACATCCAGATGGCCATCATCTATGCCTTCCAGGCGCCGGCGCCCTCCACTGAGGACATCGAGCGCGGCCTCGCCCAAGTGCTGTCCGTCTATCGCCTCTTCGCTGGTCAGGTCTGCGCGGGCCCGGATGGCGCGCTGGGCGTGCTGCTCAACGATCACGGCGCGCGGCTCGTGGAGGCGCGCGTGGACGGGGCCACGCTGGTCGACTTCGCGCCGCCCAAGCCCTCGGCTGTGGTGTTGCAGCTGCACCCGGACCTGGAGGGCGAcgtggaggaggtggtgcaggtgcAGCTGACGCGCTTCGCCTGCGGCTCGCTGGCCGTCGGGTTCTCGGCCAACCATGCCGTCGCTGATGGCCATGCCACCAGCGACTTCCTCGTCGCGTGGGGCCGCGCCACGCGAGGGCTGGACATctccgccccgtcgccgccgccccacaACCACCCCGACCTCTTCCCGCCCCGCGACCCGCCGATCGTCGAGTTTGAGCATCGGGGCGTCGAGTACTATCGGCCGACGCCCAGCAACCCCAAGCAGGGCGAGAGTGGGCACCACGGCGCCGACAACGTGATCATCCACAAGGCGCACTTCACCAAGGACTTCATCGCCGGGCTGCGCGCCAAGGCGTCGGAGGGGCGCGGCAGGCCGTTCAGCCGCTTCGAGACCACGCTCGCACACCTGTGGCGCACTATGACGCGCGCGCGTGGGCTCAGCCCCGAGGAGACCTCCACCATCCGCATCTccgtggacgggcggcggcgcctTTCCGCCCCACCGGGGTACTTCGGCAACCTGGTGCTCTGGGCGTTCCCGCGCACCACGGTGGGGGACCTGCTGAGCCGGCCGCTGAAGCACGCGGCGCAGACGATCCACGACGCGGTGGCCCGCCTCGACGGCGCATACTTCCAGTCGCTGGTGGACTTCGCGAGCTCCGGCGCCGTGGAACGGGAGGGGCTGGAGAAGACGGCGGTGCTGAAGGACGTGCTGTGCCCGGACCTGGAGGTGGACAGCTGGCTGACGTTCCCGTTCTACGAGCTGGACTTCGGCGCCGGCAGCCCGAGCTACTTCATGCCGTCCTACTTCCCCACGGAGGGGATGCTGTTTCTGGTGCCGTCCTACCTCGGCGACGGCAGTGTCGATGCCTTCGTCCCCGTCTTTGAGCACAACCTGGAGGCCTTCAAGCAGTGCTGCTACTCCATGGACTAA